From Mariprofundus sp. NF, a single genomic window includes:
- a CDS encoding P-II family nitrogen regulator — MKKIEAIIKPFKVDDVKDALGELGIDGMTITEVKGHGRQKGHTELYRGAEYVVDFVPKVKVEVVVGDDRIEEALEAICAAASSGKVGDGKIFVSPVEQVIRIRTGERDHEAL; from the coding sequence TTGAAGAAAATCGAAGCAATCATCAAACCATTCAAAGTCGATGACGTCAAAGATGCACTGGGCGAACTGGGTATCGATGGCATGACCATCACTGAAGTCAAAGGCCATGGCCGCCAGAAGGGGCACACCGAGCTCTATCGTGGCGCCGAGTATGTGGTTGATTTTGTGCCCAAGGTGAAGGTGGAGGTGGTTGTCGGTGATGATCGCATCGAAGAGGCACTGGAAGCGATCTGCGCTGCAGCATCAAGTGGCAAGGTGGGCGATGGTAAGATTTTCGTATCTCCTGTTGAGCAGGTGATCCGTATTCGTACTGGCGAGCGCGATCACGAGGCGCTATAG
- the glnE gene encoding bifunctional [glutamate--ammonia ligase]-adenylyl-L-tyrosine phosphorylase/[glutamate--ammonia-ligase] adenylyltransferase has product MSDQIDFILQHSPASLHADVRRLCAISQQFSTLMRNADEAECSALFRPLDEARLPDGSESWVPGSESSDLVSCLSHLRYCKHRGHRHLIWWEMGLNGDMDDSCRAIADLASGLMDEALRMAERLIAPRYGRIEGGSFCVIGLGKLGGRELNLGSDVDPLFLWQGEGSSVDGRQSIPAPEYYMHLSRMLIRLMSERTADGIVWPVDMRLRPGGDGAAIALHLEATLSHYLEYGQTWERAMLIKARPVAGDMALGQAFIDGISPFIFRRYLDYTTVSALADMKRRIDGQAGLGGIAPGFDVKRGRGGIREIEFIIQSLQLLHAGRDEKLRVQPSMIAIDRLMQAGVIGEEDVADLKAAYRFWRRIEHAIQSRRGEQTHKLPEDYADYLTAATGIDHIEQQMVHHAAIVEDAFRKFVKPVGDDVVEEIDWLSGSQQGMEKLAEEERERMGLALERIDRWLSRGLLPERSRVQTGRILQQAMPKWLDDENGLSALEAFADLIHAISGRATWIDLLATHQGALDWLIGVLSASRYLADHIARDPSWLEWPLMAEHGEVDIRAICAELDALNDFDDVEQTLADIGRGVDKGRLLCALAVDAHASDAMTIGGWMADIADAATAAVIRLCLFQMDLPRDFPFVALAMGKHGSHEMGLVSDLDMVFVFVHDDPREMFGKRSAGEHAQRIGRRAIQYLTAPPPFGAGFEFDARLRPSGSSGVLVTSLIGFHDYQLREAQTWEHQALCRARAAAGPDAAKRAVEDIVTEILDQQRDHHTLAKDVMEMRRKMIDHLASKSESLINLKHDAGGLVDIEFLAQYARLAFGGNGRRTIDLLNDLPESAPEMWQEAGRWLAGTYLDYRQMENALRVELWRSIGKLPKDAAATEWETMRRHAVITTPDTLIERMNRVHALFKQLLNS; this is encoded by the coding sequence ATGAGTGATCAGATCGATTTCATCCTTCAACATAGCCCCGCAAGTTTACATGCCGATGTTCGGCGTCTCTGTGCAATATCGCAGCAGTTTTCGACACTGATGCGCAACGCTGATGAGGCTGAGTGCAGCGCTCTGTTCAGACCGCTTGATGAAGCCCGCTTGCCCGATGGCAGTGAAAGCTGGGTGCCAGGTAGTGAGAGCAGTGATCTGGTGAGCTGTTTGTCGCACCTTCGATACTGCAAACATCGCGGTCATCGCCACCTGATCTGGTGGGAGATGGGATTAAACGGTGATATGGATGACTCATGCCGCGCCATTGCCGATCTGGCTTCAGGGCTGATGGATGAGGCTTTGAGGATGGCAGAGAGGCTGATAGCGCCGCGTTATGGCCGTATCGAAGGCGGTTCATTCTGTGTGATCGGACTGGGCAAGCTGGGTGGACGTGAACTGAATCTGGGTTCGGATGTCGATCCACTGTTTCTCTGGCAGGGCGAAGGCAGCTCGGTGGATGGGCGTCAGTCGATCCCTGCGCCTGAGTATTATATGCATCTCTCACGTATGCTGATTCGTCTGATGAGTGAGCGTACAGCCGATGGCATCGTCTGGCCGGTGGATATGCGCCTGCGTCCCGGTGGTGATGGGGCAGCTATTGCCCTGCATCTGGAGGCGACACTCAGCCACTATCTGGAGTATGGGCAGACCTGGGAGCGGGCAATGCTGATCAAGGCGCGACCGGTAGCCGGGGATATGGCGCTGGGTCAGGCCTTTATTGATGGTATCTCCCCCTTTATTTTCAGGCGTTATCTCGATTACACCACAGTATCAGCCCTTGCTGATATGAAGCGGCGCATCGACGGGCAGGCGGGGTTAGGCGGCATTGCACCCGGTTTTGATGTCAAGCGGGGCAGGGGTGGTATCCGCGAGATTGAGTTTATTATCCAGTCATTGCAGTTGCTGCATGCAGGACGTGATGAGAAGCTAAGGGTTCAACCCAGCATGATCGCCATTGACCGACTCATGCAGGCGGGTGTGATCGGGGAAGAGGATGTGGCTGATCTGAAAGCTGCATACCGCTTCTGGCGGCGCATTGAGCATGCGATTCAGTCTCGCCGTGGTGAGCAGACCCATAAATTGCCCGAGGATTATGCCGACTATCTCACTGCTGCGACCGGCATCGATCATATCGAGCAGCAGATGGTGCATCACGCTGCCATTGTCGAGGATGCATTCAGAAAGTTTGTCAAACCGGTTGGTGACGATGTTGTGGAAGAGATCGATTGGCTCTCCGGTTCGCAGCAGGGAATGGAAAAATTGGCAGAGGAAGAGCGTGAGCGCATGGGGCTGGCGCTTGAGCGAATTGACAGGTGGCTTTCGCGTGGTCTGCTGCCTGAGCGTAGCAGGGTGCAGACCGGGCGCATTCTGCAACAGGCGATGCCGAAATGGCTCGATGATGAGAATGGACTCTCCGCACTGGAGGCCTTTGCCGACCTGATCCACGCCATCTCCGGTCGTGCTACCTGGATCGATCTTCTGGCTACCCATCAGGGGGCACTGGACTGGTTGATCGGTGTGCTCTCTGCCAGCCGTTATCTGGCAGATCATATTGCCAGAGACCCTTCATGGCTGGAGTGGCCGCTGATGGCCGAGCATGGTGAGGTGGATATCAGGGCTATCTGTGCAGAGCTTGATGCACTGAACGATTTTGACGATGTTGAACAGACACTGGCTGATATTGGCCGTGGCGTAGATAAAGGACGCCTGTTATGCGCGCTGGCAGTTGATGCACATGCATCCGATGCCATGACCATTGGCGGTTGGATGGCGGATATTGCCGATGCTGCAACGGCTGCGGTGATTCGTCTCTGCCTGTTTCAGATGGATCTACCCAGAGACTTTCCATTCGTGGCGCTGGCCATGGGTAAACATGGTTCGCACGAGATGGGGCTGGTCTCCGATCTAGATATGGTCTTTGTTTTCGTGCATGACGATCCGCGTGAGATGTTCGGCAAACGCAGTGCCGGTGAGCATGCCCAGCGCATTGGGCGACGTGCCATCCAGTATCTGACTGCACCGCCGCCGTTCGGGGCGGGCTTCGAGTTTGATGCACGGTTGCGTCCATCGGGAAGTTCCGGTGTGCTGGTGACCAGTCTGATCGGCTTCCACGATTATCAGTTGCGTGAGGCCCAGACCTGGGAGCATCAGGCGCTCTGTAGAGCACGCGCTGCGGCAGGCCCTGATGCTGCAAAGAGAGCTGTGGAAGATATCGTGACGGAGATTCTCGATCAGCAAAGGGATCATCATACGCTGGCTAAAGATGTAATGGAGATGCGTCGTAAGATGATCGATCATCTGGCCAGCAAGTCAGAGTCGCTGATCAATCTCAAACATGATGCCGGTGGTCTGGTTGATATCGAGTTTCTGGCGCAATATGCACGTCTGGCATTCGGCGGAAATGGTCGCCGGACCATTGATCTGCTCAATGATCTTCCGGAGTCAGCGCCTGAAATGTGGCAAGAGGCGGGTCGCTGGCTGGCCGGGACATACCTTGACTATCGGCAGATGGAGAATGCGCTGCGTGTCGAATTATGGCGATCAATCGGCAAGCTGCCGAAAGATGCGGCGGCCACCGAGTGGGAGACCATGCGCAGGCATGCAGTAATCACAACACCTGATACGTTGATTGAACGCATGAACAGGGTACATGCGTTATTTAAACAGCTTCTAAATAGTTAA
- the queA gene encoding tRNA preQ1(34) S-adenosylmethionine ribosyltransferase-isomerase QueA, whose protein sequence is MQVSDFDFELPEHLIAKKPLKQRDASRLLCLPETGDGPADAKISDLPGLVQPGDVWVINDTRVIPARLIGTKASGGKAEVLLLEPAGENHVWLAWGKSNKPLKPGMIITFSEEFSAEVLKRDGKHIEVLLHADDVAAAIETFGHMPLPPYIDRPDSEEDKERYQTVFAKHAGAVAAPTAGLHLTAELMAAMQDAGAVFAHVTLHVGPGTFQPVQVDDVNNHVMHEEAYIVPAETADLVNRAKAEGRRVVAVGTTSLRTLEAAAVGGELKAGAGRTSIFIYPGYHFQIVDALLTNFHLPKSTLIMLVSALAGRDAVLDAYEFAKAHNYRFYSYGDAMFVPGSERL, encoded by the coding sequence ATGCAAGTCAGCGATTTCGATTTTGAACTTCCGGAACATCTTATAGCCAAAAAGCCGCTTAAGCAGCGTGATGCTTCGCGTCTGCTCTGCCTGCCTGAAACAGGGGATGGCCCTGCCGACGCGAAGATCAGTGATCTTCCCGGACTGGTGCAACCCGGCGATGTGTGGGTGATCAATGACACCAGAGTTATCCCAGCCCGTCTGATAGGCACTAAAGCCAGTGGTGGCAAGGCTGAGGTGCTGCTTCTGGAGCCGGCAGGGGAGAATCACGTATGGCTGGCCTGGGGAAAATCAAACAAACCATTGAAACCGGGTATGATCATTACATTTTCAGAAGAGTTCAGTGCCGAGGTGTTGAAGCGCGATGGCAAGCATATCGAGGTGCTGCTGCATGCCGATGATGTGGCTGCTGCTATTGAGACCTTTGGTCATATGCCTTTGCCTCCCTATATTGATCGCCCAGACAGTGAGGAAGATAAAGAGCGTTATCAGACCGTATTTGCCAAGCATGCCGGTGCCGTGGCTGCTCCCACAGCAGGGCTGCATTTGACAGCTGAGCTGATGGCTGCAATGCAGGATGCAGGTGCGGTTTTCGCCCATGTCACACTGCATGTCGGTCCCGGCACCTTCCAACCTGTGCAGGTGGATGATGTGAACAATCATGTGATGCATGAGGAGGCGTATATTGTGCCTGCTGAAACAGCTGATCTGGTGAATCGGGCCAAGGCTGAGGGGCGACGCGTGGTTGCTGTCGGTACTACAAGCTTGCGCACACTGGAGGCAGCCGCTGTTGGGGGAGAGCTGAAGGCCGGTGCAGGCAGGACTTCCATCTTTATCTATCCGGGTTACCATTTCCAGATTGTGGACGCGCTGCTAACCAATTTTCATCTGCCCAAATCGACCCTGATTATGCTGGTCTCTGCGCTTGCCGGGCGTGACGCTGTATTGGATGCCTACGAATTTGCCAAAGCACATAACTACCGCTTCTACTCCTATGGCGATGCGATGTTTGTGCCGGGGTCAGAACGCCTATGA
- a CDS encoding NAD+ synthase, producing MKLFIAQISPRVGDLSGNVRQIHQAMAAAQKSCCDLAIFPELAVTGYPPEDLLLRPLFMDEVELAVEAIVAATGNAIVAFGAPRRDGSELRNSVVLASHGRVVGYYDKQKLPNYGVFDEQRYFSAGLGDNTIFEVNGWSIGVGICEDLWHDELANEQAGNRCDVWLNLNASPFHMGKQVQREALVARRAREFAAPVVYLNPVGGQDEVVFDGGSHVADSQGNLLLRAPMFETWSGVVDLAAVGCQLLTPLPEDLEQVHSALVLGVADYVQRNGCKQVVIGLSGGIDSALTAVIAVEALGAENVLGVLLPSRYSSDHSLSDAQALVHNLGMESITLPIADGVDVIEQTLSDTFASWGKSEPDLTEENIQARIRGVLLMAISNKTGRMVLTTGNKSEMAVGYATLYGDMAGGFAVLKDVYKTQAFALSRWINRDIELIPENTISKPPSAELRPDQKDSDSLPDYDVLDAILAAHIEERLGVEEIAARGYDVAEVKRVVRMLQLAEYKRRQSPPGVKITERAFGRDRRYPITHGFWE from the coding sequence ATGAAACTCTTTATTGCACAAATCAGCCCCAGGGTCGGTGATCTGAGCGGCAATGTGCGCCAGATCCATCAGGCCATGGCAGCGGCGCAAAAGAGCTGCTGTGATCTGGCAATATTTCCTGAACTTGCTGTTACCGGTTATCCACCTGAAGATCTGTTGCTGCGGCCGCTGTTTATGGATGAGGTGGAGCTGGCTGTAGAGGCGATTGTCGCTGCTACTGGCAATGCCATCGTGGCTTTTGGGGCACCACGTAGAGACGGCTCCGAACTGCGCAACAGTGTGGTGCTGGCATCCCACGGCAGAGTCGTTGGATATTACGACAAACAGAAATTGCCCAACTACGGTGTCTTTGATGAGCAGCGCTACTTTTCAGCGGGTCTCGGTGATAACACCATCTTTGAGGTCAATGGTTGGTCCATCGGGGTCGGCATCTGTGAAGATCTCTGGCATGATGAACTGGCAAATGAGCAGGCAGGCAATCGCTGTGACGTCTGGCTGAATCTTAATGCATCACCATTTCATATGGGTAAGCAGGTGCAGCGTGAGGCGCTGGTGGCACGACGCGCCAGAGAGTTTGCGGCACCCGTGGTCTATCTCAATCCGGTCGGTGGTCAGGATGAGGTTGTTTTTGATGGCGGTTCTCATGTTGCAGATAGTCAGGGTAACCTTCTCTTGCGCGCGCCGATGTTTGAAACCTGGAGCGGGGTCGTTGATCTTGCTGCAGTGGGTTGCCAACTGCTGACACCCCTGCCGGAAGATCTGGAGCAGGTGCACAGCGCACTGGTGCTGGGTGTGGCTGATTATGTGCAGCGCAATGGTTGTAAGCAGGTGGTTATTGGTCTCTCCGGCGGTATCGATTCGGCACTGACTGCAGTGATCGCTGTAGAGGCGCTGGGGGCTGAGAATGTGCTCGGTGTTCTGCTGCCGTCACGTTACTCCAGCGACCACTCGCTCTCTGATGCCCAGGCGCTGGTTCACAATCTTGGTATGGAATCGATCACGCTGCCCATCGCTGATGGTGTGGATGTGATAGAACAGACGCTAAGCGATACCTTTGCAAGCTGGGGTAAATCAGAACCTGATCTGACCGAGGAGAATATTCAGGCACGTATTCGCGGCGTGTTACTCATGGCGATTTCAAACAAAACAGGGCGTATGGTGCTCACTACAGGCAATAAATCTGAGATGGCCGTGGGTTACGCTACCCTTTACGGCGATATGGCCGGTGGTTTTGCCGTGCTTAAGGACGTTTATAAGACGCAGGCATTTGCACTTTCGCGCTGGATAAATCGGGATATCGAACTTATTCCGGAAAATACGATCAGCAAACCGCCTTCGGCAGAACTCAGGCCTGATCAGAAAGATTCCGACTCGCTACCCGATTATGATGTGCTTGATGCAATCCTCGCAGCTCACATCGAAGAGCGTTTGGGCGTGGAAGAAATTGCTGCACGCGGTTATGATGTTGCCGAGGTCAAGCGGGTGGTGCGCATGTTGCAGCTGGCAGAGTATAAACGCCGCCAGTCGCCGCCGGGTGTGAAGATCACCGAACGCGCCTTTGGCCGTGATCGCCGTTATCCGATCACCCACGGTTTCTGGGAGTAG
- the glnA gene encoding type I glutamate--ammonia ligase, translating into MSDAIKKVFDLIEENECEFVDVRFTDTRGKWQHVTYPIHQLSEDSFEDGFAFDGSSVAGWCDINNSDMALIPDPASANIDPFFEASTLVLIAQVIDPITGQDYNRCPRQVAQRALNYIRSAGIADTAYFGPELEFFIFDGVRFNNDMGGCGYQIESEEAAWNSDKNFADASEGMMRNSGHRPRVKGGYFPVPPVDSLHEIRSDMSLVLTDIGIEVEAHHHEVATAGQCELAMKFAELIQKADEVQWYKYVIHNVAHAHGKTATFMPKPIYGDNGTAMHVHQSLWLKGKNLFAGDKYANLSQEALWYIGGIIKHAKALNAITNASTNSYKRLVPGFEAPVMLAYSNRNRSASIRIPVVNSDPARRIEVRFPDCTANPYLAFTAMMLAGLDGVANKIDPGEAADKNLYDLPPEEGKLIPTVCGSLEEALNALDADRDFLKVGGVMDDDMIDAYIELKMEELNEVRMRPHPKEFELYYSV; encoded by the coding sequence GTGAGTGACGCTATCAAAAAAGTTTTCGATTTGATCGAAGAGAACGAGTGCGAATTTGTTGACGTACGTTTCACCGATACACGTGGCAAATGGCAGCATGTAACCTATCCAATCCATCAGTTGAGTGAAGATTCATTCGAAGACGGCTTTGCCTTCGATGGCTCATCGGTTGCTGGCTGGTGTGATATTAATAATTCAGACATGGCGCTGATTCCAGATCCGGCAAGTGCCAATATCGATCCGTTCTTTGAGGCTTCCACGCTGGTTCTGATCGCCCAGGTTATCGATCCGATCACTGGTCAGGATTATAACCGTTGCCCACGTCAGGTGGCGCAGCGTGCTCTGAACTACATCCGTTCTGCCGGCATCGCTGATACTGCATATTTCGGTCCTGAACTTGAGTTTTTCATCTTTGACGGTGTACGCTTCAATAACGACATGGGTGGTTGTGGCTACCAGATCGAGTCTGAAGAGGCGGCCTGGAACTCCGATAAGAACTTCGCTGATGCTTCTGAAGGCATGATGCGTAACTCCGGTCATCGTCCACGCGTGAAGGGTGGTTACTTCCCGGTTCCTCCGGTTGATTCCCTGCATGAAATTCGTAGCGACATGTCACTGGTTCTGACTGATATCGGCATCGAAGTTGAAGCCCATCACCACGAAGTGGCAACGGCTGGTCAGTGTGAGCTGGCAATGAAGTTTGCTGAGTTGATCCAGAAGGCGGATGAGGTGCAGTGGTACAAGTATGTAATCCACAATGTGGCACATGCACACGGTAAAACTGCTACCTTCATGCCTAAGCCGATCTACGGTGATAACGGTACTGCCATGCATGTGCATCAGTCTCTGTGGCTCAAAGGCAAGAACCTCTTTGCTGGCGACAAGTATGCCAACCTCTCCCAGGAAGCACTGTGGTATATCGGTGGCATCATCAAACATGCCAAGGCACTGAACGCCATCACCAACGCTTCTACCAACTCATATAAGCGTCTGGTTCCAGGCTTTGAAGCACCGGTTATGCTGGCTTACTCCAACCGTAACCGTTCAGCTTCCATCCGTATTCCGGTTGTAAACTCTGATCCGGCTCGCCGTATCGAAGTTCGCTTCCCTGACTGCACAGCTAACCCGTATCTGGCATTCACTGCTATGATGCTGGCTGGTCTGGATGGCGTTGCTAACAAGATCGATCCGGGCGAAGCTGCAGACAAGAATCTTTATGACCTGCCACCGGAAGAGGGCAAATTGATTCCTACTGTTTGTGGTTCTCTGGAAGAGGCGCTCAATGCACTGGATGCAGATCGTGACTTCCTGAAAGTCGGTGGTGTCATGGATGACGATATGATTGATGCCTACATCGAGTTGAAGATGGAAGAGCTCAACGAAGTTCGTATGCGTCCGCATCCGAAAGAGTTCGAACTCTACTACTCTGTCTAA